The Lactuca sativa cultivar Salinas chromosome 2, Lsat_Salinas_v11, whole genome shotgun sequence genome includes the window GATGTTCAAGTTTCGGTTTTCTTCAAGACCAAGTTTCGTAAGGTGTTACATCATTCAAGGTTTTTTTTGTTACACGATTAAGAGTGTATATTACATGACGTATGACTTCACTCCATAATAAATTTGGTACGTTCAACTCTTTTAGCATGTATCTAGCCATCTCTCCAGCTGTTCGATTTTGCCTCTCTACCGCTCCATTTTGTTGGGGGTATATGGGGTTGTAAAGTGGTGTTTGAAACCTATTTCAGCGTAGTAGGTGCTGAAATGGCTTGATAAGAACTCACCCCCACAATCTGTATGAAAGGTATTCAATTTATTACCTGTTTTATTCTCCACAATTGTACGAAAACCTTTAGAAGTAACGAATTTTGATGGTGTGGGAGGTGAGAATAGACCACATAAATCACCTTGAATGAGCTCTAACTTGTCTAAATCTCTATATTGTGTTTCAGTGGGGAAAGAGTTTTGAGTTTGCTTTCCGACTAAGCATCCTTCGCAGAACTTGGTTGGTTTTTTAATACCAGGTAAACCACTCACAATCTCTGTTTCCGACATCATCTTAAGTGCTAGAAAGTTGACATGCCCAAGGCGAGCATCCCAAAGCCATGACGATACATGAGATTCACTAGTCAAACACATTTGTGGTACAATTTAAAGGCTAGTTTTATAGAGACGATTAGGCAATTAGTTTACCTTCATTAAAAGCTTTCCATCTTTTTCATATATCCAAAGAAACAGACCCAACATCAAAATTTTATTACCTTTTACTGCGAGTTGGCCTAGACTAATGATGTTCGTGCACAAGCTAGGTATATAATAAACATCTTGTAATAATATTTGTTTGTTGTTCTTGCATTGTAATAGAATCAATGCTTTACCTTCAATGCAAAATTCAGAACCATCTCCAAAACGAACAATACATTGGATGGAATCATTAAGATTTCTAAATTTGTCCCTGTGGCCTGTCATGTGATTACTAGCTCCATTGTCTATATAAAAAATATTGGTGTGGCTTGAATCATCTCTCATTAATCTTAGCTTGGGTGCTACTTTTTGCTTGCTTAAAaacacttcttctttttcttccgtCATGCTGCAGTTAGCTAATAATAAAGCCGACTTGTTATCATTCTTGTCTTGAACTTGGCATGCCTCGTTGTTTTTGTTGTTATAACTTCTCTCTTTTCGTGGATTCTTGCATTCGGATGCGTAGTGCCCATAATCTTGACAATTATAGTAATGAATGTTACTTTTGTCTTGGTCGGAGGTTACCCGGTCACCATTATGGGGCTGATTTGAACTGCCACCTCGATAAGCTCCACTTTGGTTGTTATTTCTACCTTTTCCCTATCTTCCACGACCTCATGAGTTGTTATTGTTGCCATGGTAAGACTTCTTTGAACCTTTAGAGTTTTCGCCTTTTTCCTTCATCTTCTCTACCCACTCTTGATGGGTTAAAAGTAACTTTTTATCATCAGTTTCAGTTTGATCACACACCCTCTCTTCATGAGCTTTTAATCTCCCGATGACCTCTTCGATAGTTATTGTTTCAAGATCTGCGAATTGCTCAATTATTGAAGCAATTTGCACGAATTTTCCTTGTACAGCACGAATCCATTTTTTCACAATATATGCTTCGTCCATGGTATCTCCTAAGGCTCGGATGTTGCTTACACATACCAACACAAAATTCCAaagcaattatatatatatatatatatatatatatatatatgtactgaTAATAAGTCATGAAAAATACAGAAGATAACATACATACGACAACATCTTTTGAAACTCTGGCCTCCCCTTACTGAAACTGCAATGCTCGGTTCCTCACTGCTAGGGCTCCTGTTGTGATCGTgggatatacatgtatatatacaacattaggGAAAATCCTAGTGTTGTGATCGTGGCTTTGTGTCAACTAACTTTGTGACACACCCGTCTTCTTGGTGAAGAAAAAactctttcttggtgaaagaacaaATTGGATAACTTCTATGTTATTTACTTTCTGTTTATTATTTTCCTTGGATTAGTTTTACGTTTGTTATTcatacttgaaatgtatccaatcgatacaaaccttcaattggtatcaaagcgggTTTGTGATACACTCAAGTAATCATGTCAACTTCTTTCATTCCAAAGTCAACTGTCTATAACAAGATCCCTCCATTTGACAATCACAACTTCTATGATTAAAAATCAAAGGCCATGGAAGTTCTAGAGTTCATGGATTTCGATATGCTCGACATCATCAACAAATGTCCTATATCTGCTATGCATCAATCATCCATCGATGGTGCATCTGGCGGTAAGCTGAAATGGAAATCTATTCCCGGTTATAACAAGGAAGAGAAAAGGATGTTGAATCTCGATGGAAAGGCTAGAATTTCTATTGGAAACTCACTCCTTTTTCTTTTGTCTATCATTTGGTCTAAAACTGCTCAACTGATTAAGAGATGATGACCACTCTATCTTTTGCTTTCGAAAAAGAAAACTCTTCAGACGATGAAATTAAGTGACTCATGGCTCAGGTTGTTGAATCTCACATCGATACTTCACATCCCAATGTTAGGATACTTAACGTTGATTCTCCTTACAATGCTAAAGACCTCAAGTCAGAATGGGACGATACGTCAACATATCAGGTAAAAAAATCATGTTAAGCTTTCCTCTATTGATAATATCGAAAAAGATGACACGATCGATCTCTTATGTTTCAATTTATGGATCTCAAATAAAGAAAAAATCCTCTCTCAATCTTGAGCTAAATATCCTCAAAGAAAAACTCTCCTCTCTAGAAAAATCT containing:
- the LOC111918932 gene encoding uncharacterized protein LOC111918932; this translates as MDEAYIVKKWIRAVQGKFVQIASIIEQFADLETITIEEVIGRLKAHEERVCDQTETDDKKLLLTHQEWVEKMKEKGENSKDYGHYASECKNPRKERSYNNKNNEACQVQDKNDNKSALLLANCSMTEEKEEVFLSKQKVAPKLRLMRDDSSHTNIFYIDNGASNHMTGHRDKFRNLNDSIQCIVRFGDGSEFCIEGKALILLQCKNNKQILLQDVYYIPSLCTNIISLGQLAVKGNKILMLGLFLWIYEKDGKLLMKVN